Part of the Lolium rigidum isolate FL_2022 chromosome 6, APGP_CSIRO_Lrig_0.1, whole genome shotgun sequence genome, TTAGGTGAAGAGCATATCACAGTAGTATCTAACTCTGGCCTTAATGATGCTGAACAAGTTTCCGATGCTTTAAAAAACGGAAACAGTGACAAGGAACTGCTTTCGTTATCCCACTCAAGATTATCCCACCATGTTTTCTCCCCTCTGATCCTCTTCAGTTCAGCcattttcccaaaagacagtttCTTCATCTTCGGGCAAGCAAACACATCAATGTATTCCAAAGAAGGAAAATCCAATTTAGAATTACATATTTTTTCCAAGCTTTGCAATGAATTTAACTGCAAAATTTTCAGTTGTCGAaatccatgcataggtatttcatATTGCACTTCTGGTTTAATAGCACTATGTATGTCAACTAGCTGCCTCATGTTATCACAGCAAGACACATTCAAATGCTCCAGATATGGTAGATTTAAAATGCAGGATAGATTTACCAGGTGATTAGCTCTCCCCACTGTAAGGACACGAAGGTTCTGAAGATGGTCCACACTAATCTTCTCCAGTCCAGGAAGATCCCAAAAGGTGAGAAACTCCAGCCTGGGAAGACGTTCTCCATAACACTGTGGCTTGTTAGTAATACTGAAGTCCTTTAAATCAAAACAGCCCATTACATTCACAACAAAGATACTTTCTGGTAAAGTGATTTTAAGAGACCTCCCCCCATTCAATTCATATAAACCAAGATATCTCAAGTGGATTCCAGGTATGTCAAAAAGCCTCTGGAGGGTAGTCACTTTCTTTGTTGTTATTCCTAGAGATATTAGTTCTCTAGTTAAGAAAGATAACTCTTCGATTCTAAACTCATCATAATCCATGTGGTTTTCTGAATCTAAATCTGCTTCGTGGCCAGCATACATGCTACCATATAGATTTAACACTTTTAGCATTGTCAAATTTGTAAGAACACCATAAGGTATCTTCTCCAGCAAATCCATATAGCTCAAGTCCAAGAACCTCAGCTTTCTTAGTTTCCCAATAGCTCTAGGCAATAGTTTAATGTGTGTTTGTGTAAGTTTGAGACACCGGAGTTCAACTAGTGTGCCAATCTCTGATGGAAGTTCCTTGATGGGAACCCAAGAAAAATCCAAGTACATCACAGATAAAATGCTCTTTAAAAAAGAAGGTGGTATCACCTTCAGCCAAAAGTTTTGCTGTAGTGACAGATACTGCAGGTTTGGACAGTTCATGGCCTGAGGAAATTGAGTGATATAATTGCACATGAGTGATATCTTGTTGGCTGACCTAAATGTTTCGATGTCCCTGTTAGAAATGTCATGAAGTCCTACCCCTGCTTGAACAATGCATTTCATGTGCCCTTCAGTGCAATCAGAAGATATCCAAAGTGACATGTCCCTGATGATGTCATGCACTCTCACGTCATCTTCTAGGTAACCGGTCTCCAATAAGCATGCATTCTTCAAGTATTCAATAATGGAGTAACCTTTGTTGTATGCTTCCTCCACAGTATCATACTCTATCAAACCCATCCCCATCCAACATTCTATGAGTTCAAATTTTCGAATTGAGTAATCTTCGGGCCACAAAGAACAACATAAGAAGCATTCTTTGATCTGTTTATCCTGCAGATAGTCGTAACTTATCTTTAGCCTAGTGTATACGTTGCTAACATTCCCCATATTTGGGATCTCATGAATGCGAGACTTCTTCAAAAATGACAAAGCAAGTGCCCACTCATGACAAGTCTTCTTTGTAGACATTGCACGGCCGACAGTTACAAGAGCAAGGGGCAAGCCACCACATTCTTCTGCAACTTCATATGCTAACTTTTCAATCCTAGGATCTGAATTAATGattccttcttttgctttttctttgaACAAGTTCCAAGCATTCTCCGGGTCCAAGCATTCCAGAAAGACCACACTGTGAGCTTCCATATGTCCACAAACACTCTCGTAACGTGTTGCCAGAACTATCTTCTGTTTATTCGGGCCATTATGATATGGAATACCGACCTCTGCTAGATCCAAATAATTCCATAAATCATCTAGCAGGAGTAAGAATTTCTTCCGTCTCAAGAAACTTAACATGATTGAAGCCCGGGTTTCAATGCTAGAACCTGGCTTCTGGAAGAGTCCAATCTTTTCAGAGATGTCTGCTTGAAGCTGTCCTATTCCACACGCCTTGGAGGCTACAGCAtaaataacaaggtcatatccaTAGGCTTCTTCGATTACATCCAAGAAATGATTGTTGATTTTCCTGAGCAAAGTGGTCTTACCAACTCCTCCCATTCCCCATAAGCCAACAATTCCAACTCTGTCATCCTTCAGGTACTGGAGAACTCTGCTTAGGTTACAGTCTGTTCCTTGTGTTGGATGTACAGTGGGCATTTCTTGCACAAAACATGGCGGAATATCAATGGAAACTTGTTTGAATGATCCCTTTTCATGCAACCTCTCAGCTTCCTTGAGTTTCTTGGCGGCCAGCATACCAGTTTCATAATCTGACCAATAACTGAAAGACTGTGCCCTTCTCTTCCTCTGCCCATGTTTCATCTCAACCACTTCACTTTCTATGGCTGCCACCTTTTCTAGCCATTCTGCAACTTCAGGGTTACATGTTTCTTGCTTCCTTTCAGAGTTCATAAGGCGAATTTGGATTTCCTGTTTCATGGCTTCTAGATTCTTAATTGTGCTGTCCAGCTTGCCATTAATCTCTTCCTTTTCTAATAAGTATCGCATGCGTGTAATCACAGGATTCCATAAGTGGGATGCCAGAGTAGTAGTTACGAAATCAATGAGCGCAGCAACAGCCATGTATAAGAGTGAAAAGAGGCAGTGGTTTCACCAGCTGATAATCCTTCAGTTGCAACAAATATCACAATTTGAACTACACAGACCCTTAAAACTGGGTCCTGCAGGTGAAATTGCGAGAGGTGTGCGATACATTGATCATATATATTGAGTACAAATATGAATATATCAATCAGCAGAAATAACGCAGTATACGGCGGTTACTGGTTTTGTAATAACAAaaatagcaacaacaacaacaacaataacaaccaaGCCTTTTGTCCCAAGAAACTTGGGGCAGGCTAGATATCAAACCCAAACTGAAACTAGTAGAAGGTGCAAGTAAAGCATAAAGTAGTGAAAATAAAGTCAAGCAGAAATAGtggaaaataaaagagaaaaaagtATATCAAGGTTCGGACACATGGATTGCTGATTTCCATGCAGCCCTACCATAAGCCAAAACTCTAGTATATGGCAGCAACTGGTTTTGTGTTTCTACTATATACAGATTAGGTTCCTCCCAAAAAATCATGATGATGGACATGATTTTCCTGCTCCCGAGCTCATATGCTCCTGTTTTAATGAAAAATTCGGAAAAAATAGCAAATAAAAAAAACTGATTTTTTTGTACAATGAACATGAAAATGTGTTCTAATAACATGCCAAAAATCTCATAGAAAAAATATACTACCTctatccataaatagatgccaaaagtttgtctaaatttgaatgtatctagtcacgatttagtgtatagatacatgtgaatttaaataaatctttggcatctatttatggacggagggagtatatgtatTGGttcgtgcaaaaaagacaaatctgatTGCTGCAAACAACAAATCCAAATGCTCCAAACAGCAccatattttgtttttttttgcatagaCCACCAAACATGTCATTTCTCACCACAATGTTGCTTCCAGTTAGAACACAATCTCATGTTAGTTGTAAAAAAAATTCAGATCTTTTTGATTTTGTTTGctattttttacaaaaaaaattattgGACCAGGAGCATATGAGCTCGGGTTCAAAAGTGCATTTTCGTATGATTAGGTTCTTCCCACAAAAAAGATGTAGAGATTAGATGAACACACGGGTAAAATGCATTCCCATATATATTTTTTCTGAaacgggggcaaaagctttgccccaatctattaagAAGAAGAGAATGCCCAGCGACTTGACGGCGGTGACTGGTTCTGAATCAGCCGAAACATCGCAGTATATGGCGGCGACTGGTTTTGTGTTTCTACTATGTACAGACTAGGTTCTTCCCAAAAAAGTATGATTAGGTTCTTCCAAAAAAAAGAAAGATGTAGAGATTAGATTTGAGGTTGCTTAAAAGTCTCGTGTGGAAGTAGCACAACTTAGAAGATAGATTGACATATGCAGTTAAAATTCTACAAAATAGTCTGTTCCAGTTTAATTGAGTAGATAGAAGATTATTCCAGTTTCTCACATGAAGATAATACAACTGGATATATGAAAACCTTCCAACGGGGAAGGATCTCTCCCTTAGTGACCAGTTTCTTCACAAATTTAGAAGGCATACGACTATAAGAGACACATTAATTGAGGGGAAACAGCATATGAGGCCTTATTCAGGCATATATATAATGGATGAAAAGGAGGCCAGACCTTAATGACCAGTTGATCAAGCACACATGAGGAGAAAGAAGTAAAAAAGAGTGTGGAAGTAGGCCAGAAAGGGAAGGAGATCCCGGCCCGTACCTTGTGAGATCCTCGAAGCATTAACCCTCCGTCCGCCTGGTTAGCAAACTCGGCTCGTCGGTTGAGAGAGAGTGAGTGAGCGGCTGCGGGAGGTTGAAAAGAAGAAGCCGTATGGAGGCGCAGCTCACTGGAAATTTCGGAGGCGAAAGAGATTCTTGGGGCGAAATTCCCCGCCGCGGACTTCGGATGGCGCGTCCATGGCCAATTGGCCATTGCTTCCGCTGAGTCGCCTCGTCGGTGAGACTGGGCGGGACAGCGACGGCGACCGCGTATCTGACCTGGCGACGGCGATTGCCGGTGGACTGTTGTTTTTTTATTGCTGCTGATGAGCGCCGGCTGATTGAGGGCTAGAAAGTACGGAGCAGTAGAAGAATGTGGACTACCGGCAATGGTCACTTGGGCTTTAAGGCCCACCGTTACGGCCTACGTCCGGCTGTTTACGGCCCGCATTTGGATTCAGCGATTATTTCTCTTTTTTACGAACTTTTCTTCTTGTTTTTTTAGAGGTAAACCGCGTTCATTAATTTAAAACATCAGTGATACAAACACACACGGAAACCACCAGAAGACACGGGAAAGTACACGCGTCCAGGAACAACTGCAGAAAGACCCCTGAAAAAATACGGAAAAACAAAAAGGCCCCTGGGAGTCCCTGCGCACCATCTTCTCCACATCTCACTGGATCCGATCCAGCACCTCGCCGTCGCTGGCTTTACGAGTCGAAGGAGAAGCTCCCCGCACGGAGGAGCCGTTGACGTTGGGGCGCATCGACCGGGGATCATCCCCATGCTGTAGATCGGAGCccaactccaccaaacaaaacggTGGGAATCGGCAGAGCTGCCGCCGACGGGCCTTCAGTCCGctcccgaaccactatcctctcCCGACTGCCGAGACCGCCACCAAGGGCAGCGTCAGCAGCAGCCAACTTCGCCAACTTCACTCTTGTACACCTTCTTCTAGCTTCCCGGCGGCGCTGGAGGAGACGACGCCGTGGCACGATCGAAGCAGAAGAACAAAATCCCCTGACAAGAGCTCCGCCAACGCCTCGAAGAACTCGCCTGGGAACCCAACCTCCGCCGTCCAGAATGAGCGGCGAAGATACATGTCCGcggctcctcgtcgtcgccgcagaGCGCCGTCGAGGCAGAGGCCCGGAACACCTtatttgcggcggcggcggcaccgacCGAGCGCCACCACCCAAAAGACCTACCCTACACCTATCTACACGCCAGGCCAAAGGAGCTGGAGCTCCCCCACTCTCCCCCCGCCGCCGGAGCGACAAGAGAAGAGAGAGGGAGCCAGCGCTTttgccggcggcggtggacggaggGAAACTAGGCTCCTCCCTGTTTCGCCTCTCTACTGTAGATAGAGATAAGGGAGAGGGAGAGCGTTCTGCTTTTTTTCTTCTTGTTTTCGCATACGCTGCTTAAGGCTTGGTGAATGGTGAATTCAAAAGTTAGGTGGGAAAACATTGTTTGAAAACATAAAGTGTAAGAATTACTCCTCGTGCTGCCACATGTAGGACTTTATGCCACGGTTTTGTTTTCTCTGACTTAAGGTAAAGTATgcttgaaaatgaaaatcaatttcaaatTTCAACCAAACAATTTTGTTCTTGTAAATTAATGAGATGAGTTATAACTTTGGCCTCCATTTTTAAAAAAAAGAGTCAGCTAGCCCAGCAGTCATGGTACGTACTCGGAGTATCACTAGTATGTAAATTAAATTACAGAAATGCTTGGTAACACTGACACTGTTGTCAACCACGTATTTTCCCTCATGAATGCAGGGTTGGGAAGTGAAATTCATGCGTGGTTCGATGTACCTTCTAGCTAAGGGCTCATTTGATTTATATATGATATAAAAATCATAGAAATAGGAAACGCATATGATTAAGATGTCATACTTAGTTGAATTATATAGAAGATGAAttcggacagagatttggtgcacatgagctccagtgatccctttttagaaaaataattaaaaatcatatttttaagttttagaaaaatttgaaaataaatcATGTTGTAGTCAgtattgtatcccacaaacgtgtaaattttcaactgaaaataatgtgtatttcaggctgcacaaaaataacaaatatgtggatctgagtatagtgattcaaatcttaaaaaaaaattcagaatttgttatttttgtggagctcagaaaacaaaacatttgcaattgagattttatatgttagtggaatacatcattggctacttttagaattttactacataattttttgaaatatataaatataattttcaatttttttaatacactgagatcactggtgcccatgtgttgacgtccgaaacccaccggcggacagcgacgggcaacaccgtagagccgggaacaacctagggctgcggctggccgaggtccctccgagcgacggcccgcaaagccttctggtcacacgtccgatgctgattgcaagggcgtgccacctgacttatacctggtcaggaaggtgatggagatgcctcgcttagtttcctgcatggcatacacgtaaacattaaatacgagcctcgatcggctctcaggttatcctgtgaatcggctcaaggagccgatccacccatgattcgtacggggtgcacgaatatatggtggtcctgcttgatcaagataaagctaattagatctacgacgatttagggttttcaccgcataattggaacatcctactcaggattgggcctcgcggccacgcacggtgatcgtaagtcgatcctagataaggcctaaaaaccaacacgaggttgatccccggaacatcctgtctaggactaacgaacgacaccctacgtgccgctggatcctccagccccttgtaagacctaactattgcagatattaaactaatccttgatgaacaaggagcaatcgtaacggatcagatctactaaacaacgatcaagcggggtgccgcccccacacctgagataggcgtgagggcggctagatatgcaagggttgcactacgatagcatgtctacgcgaagaactatgctaaccctaacacatctatgataactacgttgctcgccatcaacaaggcttcggtacgagcaacgcatgaacaacgtggagcttgtgctgcctagatcgcaagatgcgatctaggcgacatgttgcttaccggtagaaaccctcgagatgaaggagttggcgatgcgccgagattgatttggttggttgaacgttggttgttgttttattccataaaccctagatacatatttatagtccgagaggactttctaatccaggcgtgcacctgaccgtgcacgggtaaaattctattttctaatctaagatgcaatctactataattaaagatacacgggcaatctagcccaaactcttcgcgcaaggccgcttcagagatcttccacgtgtgatcttccaagcccatctctcttacggcccacttcctgatttggccaaaatctggtgataacacatgcccccctggttttggcaatgataatttcaaaaccactctgtttttccttcgaagggtcatgtcgtggcagagcaaacttgtcgcagtatccttcatcatgatgccctgtcttttcagcttctctgcaaaattcgatagctttggcatcacttcctcggaaactgcaatggcattaaatttccgccaggcttctcattatttaaccgtgccgattgattagccctcttcatccccttcctctgttccagctatcggcacccaaaaaaccctcttgcgctaccatgtcttcttcctcctcttcctcttccggtctttcctatgggtcttcctcttcccgcgagacacctccggacgtacgcgcaccagaagaatgggatcaGGAGGACcatgcctcctccgtctggtccgaggatgacaagtccctaaccagcggggatgaagatctccagttcctagccgatggggaactggaaccggaaagcgaggatgacttgcTCCCCTGGGACGGTTGTCcctcttccgaagaagagaaggaggaagacgaagacaactccctcgagggctacccaccggcgaaacgtctccgcatgtggtgggacgacgacgacagcgaggatgacgaggaggatgaagcccccatcgagggctacggaagcagcgacgaagagccccacggcggcggtgccgatgagagctccgaggatgacgacgagggcagcgacggtccGTAGATGGGATCCACTAGTGTAGGTCTAGTAGCAGCAGTTTGGTCAGCAGACCCCCCTTTTTTGTACCTCTCCCTTTGAGCAATCGACTCCTTCTTTGTAAGGAATCTTGTTCATCAATGAAGAATTCCTCCAgtttcgattttgccgattccttttatgcgaatttagccgattgtcactTCGGTCACTGGCTAAAGAGCCGATTGCCACGCACCAGTTCCTCAAAATTTCtgcgcagtcagttgccccccgagccttcatTAAGGCGAGGACCGCGGTGAGTCAACCAAACGTGCCACCATCTGCTTTCCGAGTCACGATGCAGAGCCAATCGATTTCAactaaatcggctccccagagcagagagctttcagggcgagctgccccccgagccttaatcacgtCGATGTTGATGTTTTTTTTTAATGGCCGATTTTTCTCTAATCGGCCCCTAATGTTTCATTGTACACATGTtcactgcacatgttcatctgactatatgccccccgagccgaatctgccaggtgactgcagatatcggcttttacGGTTAGCCAGtgcactgcacttgcacgtcggctccgtaaGGATTCGTGCTGACttcatctgccgacgtggccgctgccccGTAGATTGACGTTGCATACAGGCAGAACATGTGattaggataattttggccgattgctggaatcggcccccatattgattgaagcgctgactgaaggttctgtaatgctccttcataaatttttggggccgatcacaaggatcagcctcgccacgtctgCTCATCGCTTTGCTTCAGCTACGCGGTCGggctggtggataaaaccagcccaacctctgacttgatgcgcctgctgtcgtccaccttgagtgcgtcgtagaatcgtggagcactaagctccgtcggaaggacgagcaccatgtttgtaccagccgatgtttcatcatcggctttcctttgcttggggcgccactccattttccgtggacgaccctcttcatccagggttcgctgaactttcgcagccagatcaggtcgtgccttccttaacgtatgcaagtataccctctcggcttcctccagaccgcgcaaacgctgaaccctgcgcttttgtgaacggctgagtccatcagggcaccaccttggccggtggtacctgtcttcttcttcttgtccctcgtcttctgaatcctcgagatccgcccaccgaggggactcggcgcgtttgctctgtggcggagaggccctaagcgcctgaacacggacacgttggctgcctccttcttcttgtggttgcattctgggcaattgccgattgtgggcaatcggctcattcctgaatcccagcagtgtctgaagaaggggcagtcccagtgcctgtcgttgtcatcttgctcccttgattcttctttggcacggcgctcgtgctcctcctcatcgtgatcgtgccgacgatgtcttctggcttctctagccagacgatctctttcatcatcatcgccggatcGTCGGCgtcggtcataccgactcacatacttgttgaggaggtgatcgcagaggggtcgccgatatcttatgttcttcacttctccctccgtgacgtagcgcttgccatcatgacggagccgatcgcgtggagcggcttcctctcgtgtccttgctacgagagcagctgccctcgtctccatctttgccgagtggtgcccgagtcctaccatgttgatgctgaacgaggatcctggctggcaaccttcagggtaagtgcattctaccatgttaacggcggggaagggctgggtgtcgaccttcatggcgtactggttgaaaattagacgccctttttctatcgccgcttggatgtgctgacgccacaccctgcagtcgtt contains:
- the LOC124662297 gene encoding disease resistance protein RPS2-like, which codes for MAVAALIDFVTTTLASHLWNPVITRMRYLLEKEEINGKLDSTIKNLEAMKQEIQIRLMNSERKQETCNPEVAEWLEKVAAIESEVVEMKHGQRKRRAQSFSYWSDYETGMLAAKKLKEAERLHEKGSFKQVSIDIPPCFVQEMPTVHPTQGTDCNLSRVLQYLKDDRVGIVGLWGMGGVGKTTLLRKINNHFLDVIEEAYGYDLVIYAVASKACGIGQLQADISEKIGLFQKPGSSIETRASIMLSFLRRKKFLLLLDDLWNYLDLAEVGIPYHNGPNKQKIVLATRYESVCGHMEAHSVVFLECLDPENAWNLFKEKAKEGIINSDPRIEKLAYEVAEECGGLPLALVTVGRAMSTKKTCHEWALALSFLKKSRIHEIPNMGNVSNVYTRLKISYDYLQDKQIKECFLCCSLWPEDYSIRKFELIECWMGMGLIEYDTVEEAYNKGYSIIEYLKNACLLETGYLEDDVRVHDIIRDMSLWISSDCTEGHMKCIVQAGVGLHDISNRDIETFRSANKISLMCNYITQFPQAMNCPNLQYLSLQQNFWLKVIPPSFLKSILSVMYLDFSWVPIKELPSEIGTLVELRCLKLTQTHIKLLPRAIGKLRKLRFLDLSYMDLLEKIPYGVLTNLTMLKVLNLYGSMYAGHEADLDSENHMDYDEFRIEELSFLTRELISLGITTKKVTTLQRLFDIPGIHLRYLGLYELNGGRSLKITLPESIFVVNVMGCFDLKDFSITNKPQCYGERLPRLEFLTFWDLPGLEKISVDHLQNLRVLTVGRANHLVNLSCILNLPYLEHLNVSCCDNMRQLVDIHSAIKPEVQYEIPMHGFRQLKILQLNSLQSLEKICNSKLDFPSLEYIDVFACPKMKKLSFGKMAELKRIRGEKTWWDNLEWDNESSSLSLFPFFKASETCSASLRPELDTTVICSSPKAFFTKRQPILNSSVRFTSYPHAIFETEEFDGR